A segment of the Catharus ustulatus isolate bCatUst1 chromosome 21, bCatUst1.pri.v2, whole genome shotgun sequence genome:
TTCAATTCCGAAATCAGATTGACTGGGGATTTCACTAATGTGAAGAACTTGTTATATTTGGACCTTCAGCACACAACTTTAGTTGGTCCTGGCTCCTACCCTGTCTTTCTGTCCCTTCAGAGACTGATTTACCTTGATATTTCCCATACCAAAACCGAAGTTAAATCCCAGTGTACATTTTGTGGCTTGAACTCTTTGCGAGTGCTCAAGATGGCAGGAAACTCCTTTGGGGACAATAAACTGGCAAACAACTTCAAAAACCTAAGCCACCTCCACATCTTGGATATTTCAAGCTGCAAATTGGAACATGTGGATCAAAGTACTTTTGATGCCCTCTCTGAGCTAAAAGAGCTGAACATCAGCAACAATAAGCTCCTGACCTTCAGTCCTGCAGTCTACCAGCCACTCCAAGCCCTCAGAGTCCTGGATTTCAGCAGGAACCAGCTGACTGTTCTGTTGGGCTCAGCCCGGGAAATCCTGCCTGacagcctggtcctgctggaTATCTCTCAAAACCTGTTTGACTGCTCCTGTGTGTACCTGGACTTCCTGAAATGGGTCAGGGAGaatcaggagctgctgcagaaccAGGAGCTGATGCTGTGCCACACTCCCTCGTACGTGGCCAACGTGAGCCTGCCAAGCTTTGATCTGTCCTCCTGCCACATCAGCACAACCAAAGTTGCCTCCTCAGTGGTTGTGTTGTTCTGTGTAGTGGTGTTCCTCCTCCTGATCTACAAGTACTACTTCCAGCTCTACTactccctggtgctgctcagtgGGTGCAAACACTCAGCAGAACGAGGGGACACCTACGATGCCTTTGTCATCCACTCCAGCAAAGACCAGGAATGGGTGACAAAGGAGCTGGTGGAGCCCTTGGAAGGAGGAGCACCTCCCTTCCAGCTTTGTCTGTACTACAGGGACTTCCTGCCAGGGGTTCCCATTGTCACCAACATCATCCAGGAGGGttttctcagcagcaggaatgtcATTGCAGTCATCTCCACTGACTTCCTGGAGAGCAAGTGGTGCAGCTTTGAGTTTGACATTGCCCAGTCCTGGCAGCTGGTGGAGGGCAAGACTGGGATCATCATGATTGTGCTGGAAGATGTGGACAAGGCCCTGCTGAGGCagaggctggggctgtcccGGTACCTGAGGAGGAACACCTACCTGGAGTGGAAAGACAAGGAGATAAACAAGCACATCTTCTGGAGGCAGCTGACAGGAGTGCTGCTGAAAGGCAAAAACTGGAATCATGAGGAGGTAAAACTCATGTGAAGAGAAAGAAGGGTTCTTCCTCCCCTGCCTGCCATCCTGGTGGGGCTGCTGGATGGTGCTCAGAAGCTGTTCAGAGTCAGAGGGGTGGATGGAGGCACTGCCAAAGCACTACAGAAATTCCTGCCTTGCTGGTCACCTTTTCTCAAGGACATTTGCAAGTTAAGGAGTGACAAGGGCCAgagagctgccagagctctgtgtgtgcccacGGCTGTCACCCACAGGTGGCCCAGCAACACCTCAGGTTTGGTGGGTGTAGGAACAGACCAGTGCTCTCACTGCCATCTGGCTGCTTCTCAAACTGGATTTGGGTCCTGAGACCATTTACCCAGAGAAACTTCACAGTCTGTTGCTTTGAGTGGACCCAGAATCTCAAAGGCAGAGTAAAGACTCAGGATCTTTGGCTCTAAAAACTTTGTGAAACAGAACGGAGTTTGGATTCTGAAAATCTTGTGCCTGCCTCCGTGGGCACCATGACTCAGGGGACAAAGAGAGAGCCATGGGGCATCCTacagcccagctggcagctgctcagggaacaGGAGCTCTTCTGTCAGCAGGGAGCGAGGTTTCTGTGGGTGGGAAATTTGCCCAACatgtttctttcagttttctttagACCAAGTATTGAAACCATCACCTGGAAATGTTACTTACATCCAGGTTGTACAGC
Coding sequences within it:
- the TLR4 gene encoding toll-like receptor 4; amino-acid sequence: MPRRGALPVGTLLVLLQLALVPSPLAGCLLDPCLEVTPNTTFRCTGLNISGVPDGVPNTTLNLDLSFSNLKSLGSNYFASVPELELLDLSRCHLHTIEDDSFMDLHRLSTLILTANSLQHLGKRAFYGLTSLKKLVLVETNRTSLSELPIGHLHTLQELNLGHNSITSLKLPGYFANMTSLRLLSFISNKITSISRGDLDALREGNRLNLTLVLSLNNIKSIEPGAFAGIPLAELALRSAFENFMMQTCLRGLAGLQVSRLILGEFHDKETLQDFERGILSALCQVQMDEFVLMCSSGVEDDTENLFNCTGNISTVRLVDLGLSEIPEVPVWPKVKQLECKKCDFEAVPAEKLSLFKELRVLRITQNSGLTSFEQEFEGLSNLEVVDLSENRLTFSKCCSPKFQNCPKLKHLNLSFNSEIRLTGDFTNVKNLLYLDLQHTTLVGPGSYPVFLSLQRLIYLDISHTKTEVKSQCTFCGLNSLRVLKMAGNSFGDNKLANNFKNLSHLHILDISSCKLEHVDQSTFDALSELKELNISNNKLLTFSPAVYQPLQALRVLDFSRNQLTVLLGSAREILPDSLVLLDISQNLFDCSCVYLDFLKWVRENQELLQNQELMLCHTPSYVANVSLPSFDLSSCHISTTKVASSVVVLFCVVVFLLLIYKYYFQLYYSLVLLSGCKHSAERGDTYDAFVIHSSKDQEWVTKELVEPLEGGAPPFQLCLYYRDFLPGVPIVTNIIQEGFLSSRNVIAVISTDFLESKWCSFEFDIAQSWQLVEGKTGIIMIVLEDVDKALLRQRLGLSRYLRRNTYLEWKDKEINKHIFWRQLTGVLLKGKNWNHEEVKLM